From the Oncorhynchus nerka isolate Pitt River linkage group LG20, Oner_Uvic_2.0, whole genome shotgun sequence genome, one window contains:
- the LOC115115263 gene encoding ATP-dependent zinc metalloprotease YME1L1-like isoform X2: MFSLSTSVQPQVTVPLSHLINAVQYLKTAVGSSNAAAKPQHREHALEQDLQSTEPTWSLRDLGLSDLGVGQLDELISAMVPRLSQQGALSSSSPSQQAWGTSHLSSHSFFHNKHGFSGGKMGTSYPVFCKQIPSPLQAVCTELRYWPVWIQNRGFKTLGKHKRLQAGFERPIESDGFTPSFMKGFLTRDKGMEVETLDKLMKNKNIPDGQQDSFKTGFAEGFLKSQALTQRTQDSLRRTRLVLLVLLLLGLYGLSKTPFLSGLDSAVDPVHMKNVTFEHVKGVEEAKNELQEVVEFLRSPEKFTVLGGKLPRGILLVGPPGTGKTLLARAVAGEANVPFYYASGSEFDEMFVGVGASRIRNLFKEAKANTPCVIFIDELDSVGGKRIESPMHPYSRQTINQLLAEMDGFKPNEGVIIIGATNFPEALDNALIRPGRFDMQVTVPKPDVKGRTEILNWYLRKIKVDPDVEAGIIARGTVGFSGADLENLVNQAALKAAVDGKDMVTLKELEFAKDKILMGPERRSVEIDKKNKEITAYHESGHAIVAYYTKDAMPINKATIMPRGPTLGHVSMLPDDDRWSETRAQLLAQMDVSMGGRVAEEIIFGNEFITTGASSDFDAATRIAKMMVTRFGMCERLGVMTYTDQTKQSPETQAAIEHEVRKLLKDSYERARALLKSHAKEHQNLANALLQYETLDAREIKMVLEGKGLETR, encoded by the exons GTCACTGTCCCCCTGAGTCACCTGATCAATGCCGTCCAATACCTGAAGACTGCAGTGGGCAGCAGCAATGCCGCTGCTAAACCTCAGCATAGAGAGCATGCCTTGGAACAGGACTTGCAGAGCACGGAG CCCACGTGGAGCCTGAGGGACCTGGGCCTGTCTGACCTGGGCGTGGGGCAGCTGGATGAGCTAATAAGCGCTATGGTACCACGTCTGAGTCAACAGGGGGCGCTGTCCTCATCCAGCCCCAGCCAACAGGCCTGGGggacctctcacctctcctcacatTCCTTCTTCCACAACAAGCATG GGTTCTCTGGTGGTAAAATGGGCACCTCCTACCCTGTTTTCTGCAAACAGATCCCTTCCCCTCTTCAGGCAGTTTGTACAGAGCTCCGCTATTGGCCAG TGTGGATCCAGAACAGAGGCTTTAAAACACTAGGGAAACACAAGCGACTGCAGGCAGGCTTTGAGCGTcccattgaatcagatggctttaCACCCTCCTTTATGAAG GGCTTCCTGACGCGTGATAAGGGGATGGAGGTGGAAACCTTGGACAAGCTTATGAAGAACAAGAATATTCCTGATGGGCAGCAAGATTCTTTCAAGACCGGGTTTGCTGAGGGCTTCCTGAAATCCCAAGCTCTGACACAGCGCACACAAG ACTCTCTGAGGAGGACGAGGCTGGTCCTGCTGGTCCTGCTGCTCCTGGGACTCTACGGCCTCTCCAAGACCCCCTTCCTATCGG GCCTGGACTCAGCGGTGGACCCTGTCCACATGAAGAACGTGACGTTTGAGCACGTCAAAGGGGTGGAGGAGGCCAAGAACGAGCTGCAGGAGGTGGTGGAGTTCCTCCGGAGCCCAGAGAAGTTCACCGTCCTCGGAGGGAAACTGCCGAGAG ggatCTTGCTGGTTGGCCCTCCTGGTACTGGGAAGACTCTGTTGGCCAGAGCTGTGGCTGGAGAAGCCAACGTACCATTTTATTATGCCTCTGGCTCTGAGTTTGATGAGATGTTTGTGGGGGTTGGAGCCAGTCGCATCAGGAACCTCTTCA AGGAAGCCAAAGCAAACACGCCGTGCGTGATCTTCATTGACGAGTTGGACAGCGTTGGAGGGAAGAGGATCGAGTCTCCCATGCACCCctactccagacagaccatcaaccAGCTACTGGCTGAGATGGACGG GTTCAAACCAAACGAAGGGGTCATTATCATTGGAGCGACAAACTTCCCCGAGGCTTTGGATAA CGCTCTGATTCGACCGGGACGTTTCGACATGCAGGTCACCGTTCCCAAGCCAGATGTGAAGGGGCGCACAGAGATCCTCAACTGGTACCTTAGGAAGATTAAAGTAGACCCTG ATGTGGAGGCTGGGATCATCgccaggggaacagtgggctTCTCTGGGGCCGACCTGGAGAACCTGGTCAACCAAGCGGCTCTGAAGGCGGCGGTGGACGGCAAAGACATGGTGACCCTCAAAGAGCTGGAGTTCGCCAAGGACAAGATCCTCATGG GCCCAgagaggaggagtgtggagatAGATAAAAAGAACAAGGAGATCACGGCGTACCACGAGTCTGGCCACGCTATCGTGGCGTACTACACCAAGGATGCCATGCCCATCAACAAGGCCACCATCATGCCCAGAGGACCTACGCTGGGTCAT GTGTCCATGCTCCCAGATGACGACCGCTGGAGCGAGACGCGTGCTCAGCTGCTGGCCCAGATGGATGTCAGCATGGGAGGCCGTGTGGCAGAGGAGATCATATTTGGCAATGAGTTCATCACCACTG gTGCATCAAGTGACTTTGATGCTGCCACCAGAATTGCAAAAATGATGGTGACCAGATTTGGTATGTGTGAGAGG CTGGGTGTCATGACCTACACTGACCAAACCAAgcagagcccagagacacaggCTGCCATCGAACACGAAGTCAGGAAACTTTTAAAG GATTCGTACGAGCGGGCCAGGGCTCTCCTCAAGTCTCACGCCAAAGAACACCAGAACCTAGCCAACGCCCTGTTGCAATACGAGACGCTGGATGCCAGAGAGATCAAAATGGTCCTGGAGGGCAAGGGCCTGGAGACAAGATGA
- the LOC115115263 gene encoding ATP-dependent zinc metalloprotease YME1L1-like isoform X1, which produces MFSLSTSVQPQVTVPLSHLINAVQYLKTAVGSSNAAAKPQHREHALEQDLQSTEPTWSLRDLGLSDLGVGQLDELISAMVPRLSQQGALSSSSPSQQAWGTSHLSSHSFFHNKHGFSGGKMGTSYPVFCKQIPSPLQAVCTELRYWPVWIQNRGFKTLGKHKRLQAGFERPIESDGFTPSFMKGFLTRDKGMEVETLDKLMKNKNIPDGQQDSFKTGFAEGFLKSQALTQRTQDSLRRTRLVLLVLLLLGLYGLSKTPFLSVRFRTTSGLDSAVDPVHMKNVTFEHVKGVEEAKNELQEVVEFLRSPEKFTVLGGKLPRGILLVGPPGTGKTLLARAVAGEANVPFYYASGSEFDEMFVGVGASRIRNLFKEAKANTPCVIFIDELDSVGGKRIESPMHPYSRQTINQLLAEMDGFKPNEGVIIIGATNFPEALDNALIRPGRFDMQVTVPKPDVKGRTEILNWYLRKIKVDPDVEAGIIARGTVGFSGADLENLVNQAALKAAVDGKDMVTLKELEFAKDKILMGPERRSVEIDKKNKEITAYHESGHAIVAYYTKDAMPINKATIMPRGPTLGHVSMLPDDDRWSETRAQLLAQMDVSMGGRVAEEIIFGNEFITTGASSDFDAATRIAKMMVTRFGMCERLGVMTYTDQTKQSPETQAAIEHEVRKLLKDSYERARALLKSHAKEHQNLANALLQYETLDAREIKMVLEGKGLETR; this is translated from the exons GTCACTGTCCCCCTGAGTCACCTGATCAATGCCGTCCAATACCTGAAGACTGCAGTGGGCAGCAGCAATGCCGCTGCTAAACCTCAGCATAGAGAGCATGCCTTGGAACAGGACTTGCAGAGCACGGAG CCCACGTGGAGCCTGAGGGACCTGGGCCTGTCTGACCTGGGCGTGGGGCAGCTGGATGAGCTAATAAGCGCTATGGTACCACGTCTGAGTCAACAGGGGGCGCTGTCCTCATCCAGCCCCAGCCAACAGGCCTGGGggacctctcacctctcctcacatTCCTTCTTCCACAACAAGCATG GGTTCTCTGGTGGTAAAATGGGCACCTCCTACCCTGTTTTCTGCAAACAGATCCCTTCCCCTCTTCAGGCAGTTTGTACAGAGCTCCGCTATTGGCCAG TGTGGATCCAGAACAGAGGCTTTAAAACACTAGGGAAACACAAGCGACTGCAGGCAGGCTTTGAGCGTcccattgaatcagatggctttaCACCCTCCTTTATGAAG GGCTTCCTGACGCGTGATAAGGGGATGGAGGTGGAAACCTTGGACAAGCTTATGAAGAACAAGAATATTCCTGATGGGCAGCAAGATTCTTTCAAGACCGGGTTTGCTGAGGGCTTCCTGAAATCCCAAGCTCTGACACAGCGCACACAAG ACTCTCTGAGGAGGACGAGGCTGGTCCTGCTGGTCCTGCTGCTCCTGGGACTCTACGGCCTCTCCAAGACCCCCTTCCTATCGG TACGATTCCGAACCACATCAGGCCTGGACTCAGCGGTGGACCCTGTCCACATGAAGAACGTGACGTTTGAGCACGTCAAAGGGGTGGAGGAGGCCAAGAACGAGCTGCAGGAGGTGGTGGAGTTCCTCCGGAGCCCAGAGAAGTTCACCGTCCTCGGAGGGAAACTGCCGAGAG ggatCTTGCTGGTTGGCCCTCCTGGTACTGGGAAGACTCTGTTGGCCAGAGCTGTGGCTGGAGAAGCCAACGTACCATTTTATTATGCCTCTGGCTCTGAGTTTGATGAGATGTTTGTGGGGGTTGGAGCCAGTCGCATCAGGAACCTCTTCA AGGAAGCCAAAGCAAACACGCCGTGCGTGATCTTCATTGACGAGTTGGACAGCGTTGGAGGGAAGAGGATCGAGTCTCCCATGCACCCctactccagacagaccatcaaccAGCTACTGGCTGAGATGGACGG GTTCAAACCAAACGAAGGGGTCATTATCATTGGAGCGACAAACTTCCCCGAGGCTTTGGATAA CGCTCTGATTCGACCGGGACGTTTCGACATGCAGGTCACCGTTCCCAAGCCAGATGTGAAGGGGCGCACAGAGATCCTCAACTGGTACCTTAGGAAGATTAAAGTAGACCCTG ATGTGGAGGCTGGGATCATCgccaggggaacagtgggctTCTCTGGGGCCGACCTGGAGAACCTGGTCAACCAAGCGGCTCTGAAGGCGGCGGTGGACGGCAAAGACATGGTGACCCTCAAAGAGCTGGAGTTCGCCAAGGACAAGATCCTCATGG GCCCAgagaggaggagtgtggagatAGATAAAAAGAACAAGGAGATCACGGCGTACCACGAGTCTGGCCACGCTATCGTGGCGTACTACACCAAGGATGCCATGCCCATCAACAAGGCCACCATCATGCCCAGAGGACCTACGCTGGGTCAT GTGTCCATGCTCCCAGATGACGACCGCTGGAGCGAGACGCGTGCTCAGCTGCTGGCCCAGATGGATGTCAGCATGGGAGGCCGTGTGGCAGAGGAGATCATATTTGGCAATGAGTTCATCACCACTG gTGCATCAAGTGACTTTGATGCTGCCACCAGAATTGCAAAAATGATGGTGACCAGATTTGGTATGTGTGAGAGG CTGGGTGTCATGACCTACACTGACCAAACCAAgcagagcccagagacacaggCTGCCATCGAACACGAAGTCAGGAAACTTTTAAAG GATTCGTACGAGCGGGCCAGGGCTCTCCTCAAGTCTCACGCCAAAGAACACCAGAACCTAGCCAACGCCCTGTTGCAATACGAGACGCTGGATGCCAGAGAGATCAAAATGGTCCTGGAGGGCAAGGGCCTGGAGACAAGATGA
- the LOC115115263 gene encoding ATP-dependent zinc metalloprotease YME1L1-like isoform X3 yields MFSLSTSVQPQVTVPLSHLINAVQYLKTAVGSSNAAAKPQHREHALEQDLQSTEPTWSLRDLGLSDLGVGQLDELISAMVPRLSQQGALSSSSPSQQAWGTSHLSSHSFFHNKHGFSGGKMGTSYPVFCKQIPSPLQAVCTELRYWPVWIQNRGFKTLGKHKRLQAGFERPIESDGFTPSFMKGFLTRDKGMEVETLDKLMKNKNIPDGQQDSFKTGFAEGFLKSQALTQRTQDSLRRTRLVLLVLLLLGLYGLSKTPFLSVRFRTTSGLDSAVDPVHMKNVTFEHVKGVEEAKNELQEVVEFLRSPEKFTVLGGKLPRGILLVGPPGTGKTLLARAVAGEANVPFYYASGSEFDEMFVGVGASRIRNLFKEAKANTPCVIFIDELDSVGGKRIESPMHPYSRQTINQLLAEMDGFKPNEGVIIIGATNFPEALDNALIRPGRFDMQVTVPKPDVKGRTEILNWYLRKIKVDPDVEAGIIARGTVGFSGADLENLVNQAALKAAVDGKDMVTLKELEFAKDKILMGPERRSVEIDKKNKEITAYHESGHAIVAYYTKDAMPINKATIMPRGPTLGHEYIPVRRIQLAS; encoded by the exons GTCACTGTCCCCCTGAGTCACCTGATCAATGCCGTCCAATACCTGAAGACTGCAGTGGGCAGCAGCAATGCCGCTGCTAAACCTCAGCATAGAGAGCATGCCTTGGAACAGGACTTGCAGAGCACGGAG CCCACGTGGAGCCTGAGGGACCTGGGCCTGTCTGACCTGGGCGTGGGGCAGCTGGATGAGCTAATAAGCGCTATGGTACCACGTCTGAGTCAACAGGGGGCGCTGTCCTCATCCAGCCCCAGCCAACAGGCCTGGGggacctctcacctctcctcacatTCCTTCTTCCACAACAAGCATG GGTTCTCTGGTGGTAAAATGGGCACCTCCTACCCTGTTTTCTGCAAACAGATCCCTTCCCCTCTTCAGGCAGTTTGTACAGAGCTCCGCTATTGGCCAG TGTGGATCCAGAACAGAGGCTTTAAAACACTAGGGAAACACAAGCGACTGCAGGCAGGCTTTGAGCGTcccattgaatcagatggctttaCACCCTCCTTTATGAAG GGCTTCCTGACGCGTGATAAGGGGATGGAGGTGGAAACCTTGGACAAGCTTATGAAGAACAAGAATATTCCTGATGGGCAGCAAGATTCTTTCAAGACCGGGTTTGCTGAGGGCTTCCTGAAATCCCAAGCTCTGACACAGCGCACACAAG ACTCTCTGAGGAGGACGAGGCTGGTCCTGCTGGTCCTGCTGCTCCTGGGACTCTACGGCCTCTCCAAGACCCCCTTCCTATCGG TACGATTCCGAACCACATCAGGCCTGGACTCAGCGGTGGACCCTGTCCACATGAAGAACGTGACGTTTGAGCACGTCAAAGGGGTGGAGGAGGCCAAGAACGAGCTGCAGGAGGTGGTGGAGTTCCTCCGGAGCCCAGAGAAGTTCACCGTCCTCGGAGGGAAACTGCCGAGAG ggatCTTGCTGGTTGGCCCTCCTGGTACTGGGAAGACTCTGTTGGCCAGAGCTGTGGCTGGAGAAGCCAACGTACCATTTTATTATGCCTCTGGCTCTGAGTTTGATGAGATGTTTGTGGGGGTTGGAGCCAGTCGCATCAGGAACCTCTTCA AGGAAGCCAAAGCAAACACGCCGTGCGTGATCTTCATTGACGAGTTGGACAGCGTTGGAGGGAAGAGGATCGAGTCTCCCATGCACCCctactccagacagaccatcaaccAGCTACTGGCTGAGATGGACGG GTTCAAACCAAACGAAGGGGTCATTATCATTGGAGCGACAAACTTCCCCGAGGCTTTGGATAA CGCTCTGATTCGACCGGGACGTTTCGACATGCAGGTCACCGTTCCCAAGCCAGATGTGAAGGGGCGCACAGAGATCCTCAACTGGTACCTTAGGAAGATTAAAGTAGACCCTG ATGTGGAGGCTGGGATCATCgccaggggaacagtgggctTCTCTGGGGCCGACCTGGAGAACCTGGTCAACCAAGCGGCTCTGAAGGCGGCGGTGGACGGCAAAGACATGGTGACCCTCAAAGAGCTGGAGTTCGCCAAGGACAAGATCCTCATGG GCCCAgagaggaggagtgtggagatAGATAAAAAGAACAAGGAGATCACGGCGTACCACGAGTCTGGCCACGCTATCGTGGCGTACTACACCAAGGATGCCATGCCCATCAACAAGGCCACCATCATGCCCAGAGGACCTACGCTGGGTCAT gAGTACATACCTGTAAGAAGAATCCAGCTAGCGAGCTGA